One Setaria viridis chromosome 7, Setaria_viridis_v4.0, whole genome shotgun sequence genomic region harbors:
- the LOC117864438 gene encoding UDP-glycosyltransferase 82A1: MGAEAVTTHPGVLLVPFPAQGHVTPMLQLARALAAHGVAATVAVPDFIHRRISGGGCAAAACGGVALASIPSGIAEDGSGSDAAPGFAVIVHAMEHHMPAHLERMLTSPPRSRPPVACVVVDVLASWAVPVATRCGVPAVGFWPAMLASYRIVAAIPELIEKGLISESGTPISSSDSSDGDDEQQDAGDQMIRGLKILPAQVELRAGELPWLVGDSATQRSRFAFWLQNLHRARSFRWVLVNSFPGEAGVAAGDDVHRLARQSPQVLPVGPALLPGGTKHQQQQPPCGNNNDGKNPSMWRADSTCIGWLDAQRAGSVVYVSFGSWVGSIGPDKVRELALGLEATGRPFLWALKRDPSWRAGLPEDFAERVAAAGRGKVVDWAPQEDVLRHGAVGCYLTHCGWNSTLEAIRHGVPLLCYPVSGDQFINCAYITGPWGIGLRLAGGMTWGDVSGSIGRVMDDAGEGRRLREKVRALRERVVAAEARRAADRNVGSFVDEVRREHPLLMQIYCHHP; the protein is encoded by the exons ATGGGGGCCGAGGCGGTGACTACCCACCCGGGCGTGCTGCTCGTGCCGTTCCCGGCGCAGGGCCACGTCACGCCCATGCTGCAGCtggcgcgcgcgctcgccgcgcaCGGCGTCGCGGCCACCGTCGCCGTCCCGGACTTCATCCACCGCCgcatctccggcggcggctgcgcggcAGCAGCCTGCGGCGGGGTGGCGCTCGCGTCCATCCCCAGCGGCATCGCCGAGgacggctccggctccgacgCCGCCCCGGGGTTCGCCGTCATCGTGCACGCCATGGAGCACCACATGCCCGCGCACCTGGAGCGCATGCTCACTTCGCCGCCCCGCAGCAGGCCGCCGGTCGCctgcgtcgtcgtcgacgtGCTCGCGTCGTGGGCCGTCCCCGTCGCCACGCGCTGCGGCGTCCCGGCGGTCGGGTTCTGGCCCGCGATGCTCGCCAGCTACCGCATCGTCGCCGCCATCCCGGAGCTCATCGAGAAGGGCCTCATCTCGGAATCTG GTACACCGATCTCGTCGAGCGACTCGTCCGACGGCGACGATGAGCAGCAGGACGCCGGCGACCAGATGATCCGGGGCCTCAAGATCCTCCCTGCGCAGGTGGAGCTCCGCGCCGGGGAGctaccgtggctcgtcggcgactcGGCCACCCAGAGGTCGCGGTTCGCCTTCTGGCTCCAGAACTTGCACCGCGCCAGGAGCTTCCGCTGGGTCCTCGTCAACTCCTTCCCGGGCGAGGCCGGCGTTGCCGCCGGTGATGACGTGCACCGCCTCGCGCGGCAGAGTCCGCAGGTCCTCCCGGTTGGGCCGGCGCTGCTCCCCGGCGGCACgaagcatcagcagcagcagccgccgtgCGGCAACAACAACGACGGCAAGAACCCCAGCATGTGGCGCGCGGACTCGACGTGCATCGGGTGGCTGGACGCGCAGCGCGCGGGGTCGGTGGTGTACGTCTCGTTCGGCAGCTGGGTGGGGTCGATCGGCCCGGACAAGGTCCGGGAGCTGGCGCTGGGGCTGGAGGCCACGGGCCGGCCCTTCCTGTGGGCGCTCAAGCGCGACCCCTCCTGGCGCGCGGGGCTCCCCGAGGACTTCGCGGAGCGCGTGGCCGCTGCCGGGCGGGGCAAGGTGGTGGACTGGGCGCCGCAGGAGGACGTGCTCCGGCACGGCGCCGTCGGGTGCTACCTCACCCACTGCGGCTGGAACTCCACGCTGGAGGCGATCCGGCACGGGGTGCCCCTGCTGTGCTACCCGGTGTCCGGGGACCAGTTCATCAACTGCGCCTACATCACGGGGCCGTGGGGGATCGGGCTCAGGCTAGCCGGCGGCATGACGTGGGGCGACGTGAGCGGCAGCATCGGGAGGGTCAtggacgacgccggcgaggggaggcgcCTGCGGGAGAAGGTCCGGGCGCTGAGGGAGCGcgtcgtggcggcggaggcgaggcgcgcggcggaCCGGAACGTCGGGTCGTTCGTGGACGAGGTCAGGAGGGAGCACCCGCTGCTGATGCAAATATACTGTCATCATCCCTGA